From Aegilops tauschii subsp. strangulata cultivar AL8/78 chromosome 5, Aet v6.0, whole genome shotgun sequence:
GAATGATAGCACAAACAGTTAACAAGTACTCACAAGCATAACAAAATCAACACCCCTGCTGATTCTCAGCAAGCTGATTCATAATTCAATAATCATAACATGCACAAATTTCGTTTTACATCAAGATTAGACAAATAGGGTCTCCACTACAGCATTAGGGCATTTCTAACCGATCCCCTAAAAGTTAGTGGAGTATCCGGTGGAGTAAAGTTAGTGGAGTAAATTTTTACTCCACTAACGATGGCCGCACCTAGCTGATCCCCTATAGTTAGTGGAGTAACAATAAAATTGTGTAGATTTTGTGTCCTAGCCGCATGAACTTCAAGCACTACACAATACATATCTTAAAAATATTCAAATTAAAACATTTATAGCCAAAGTTTCATCATAGCGTTTTTCAAATTAAAACATGCGAAGTTCAGCCAAAAGACATCACTTGAAACACAATGTTTGATCCAAAATCGTCACAAACATAACATGTATATGTTGTGGATCGAGCCAACCAATGGCATGCACCACCCCATCGGCCACCACCACTCAAACGAGATCCTCAGCGAAGAAATTAACTCCACCATCCACTCGGCCACACCATCGCCATCCTCTCGGTCACCACCATCAACACCACCATCCCCTCGGCCACTACCGTCAACACCATCATCGCCACCACCCCCTCGCCCACCATGGTCAACACACCCCCTCGGCCACCACCATCACCGCCACCTCCCCCTCGGCTACCACCAACTTTCCGAAGAGAGGTTTGATTCGTTCAGATCATTGCATCCATGGAGATCGCGTACCAAGCATCACAAAGAGCAATATCCTCCTTTTGGTGGGTGCGGCACCTTGGCACCTTCGAGCTTGCTTCAGTCACCTCCAAaacctcctcttcctctgccacCACCTCTTCGGTCTCTTCCTCCTCgctctcctcctcttccccggTCACCTCTTGCTCCATGTCTTGGGCCGCCTCCAAATGATCCCAAAACGAGTCGTAGTTGAGCTCATCAAGTCCAACGGCCGCCGAGGACTCCAAAGACGCGAGGAATTCGGCCGTGTTCATCTCCGCACTACGACAACAAAGCAAACAACATCACCATCGCCCATTAACAATCACTACCAGACACCGACAAGATGCGAGATTCTTCTTTACCTTGTAGGCATTTCATCGAGCACTTGGCAGCTGCGATGCTTGTTTGCTAGCTGTGGCCGCCACCCACGCTGGAGTAGTGGCCGTAGGGGTCGCCGGAGTAGCTGCACGAGGTGCCGGCCTAGGATCAGGCGTTGTTGTGGCCTTCTTCTTCGCGGCCGCCTCGGCAAGCGCCACCGCTACCGCTGTCGGCTTTCGAGCTCATTTGGCTCCGGTGGGAGCGGCGAGGGGGGGGGGCATTGTCGGAGATGCGGCGGCCACCCCGGAGGCCATTGGAGCGGTTGGAGGAGGAGCTTGAACCTGGTGGGTTTTTGTCATCCCCAAACTCTTcttcggcgcaggcggcggcacATGGGTGATTTCCGGCGGCGGTGGCCGAAGGGGCGAGGGAAGGGTCCGAGCTATCCACTCCAGCTGGAGGGACAGTCATCGATGGCGGTAGTGGGGCATGGTGGCTACGACGGCGGGCCGAGAGACAGTACGACGCGGGGGCAAGGGGGGAGAAGGAGAGGCGCCGATTTTACTCGGGCGCGGCGGAGTGAGTATATTTAGGGAGATCTGTGGGGATGTTGGGAGTTGAAGTAAAAATTTCACTCCACTACGCCGGTTAGGGGATCGGCTAGGTGCGGAGTATAACCGAATTTTTACTCCCTTATAACCTTTTAGGGGATCGGTTAGAAATGCCCTTACATAGATAGCGTGAGTAGTTGCATTCCTTGGGATGATCTGCACATGCAACAACTTTATATGATGATCTGCATATGTCGAATCCGGGGCGAGATCCTGGCTTACGGCGGCCTTAGGCGGCACGATGGAGGCGCTGCGGCAAGGGGGCTACGAGATCCGAGCGCGCTCATCGGGTGGACGGCGGCGCCGCGTCCTGGGGCGAGGGGTGGCCCTCGGCGTCGCGTGGTGGGCGGGAGCAGCGACGCGAGATGACGGGAGGCTGTCATCTGGAAGCACGACTTGGTCGAGGGAGAGTGAGGGGCAGAAGTCGCGTTTGCAGGCTGGAGAAAACCGGGCGGAATGAGGTCTGGGGAGAGGTAGACGACGTAATTAGACCATCTCCAAATGCAAATTTGTTTGGAGATGTGAAAATTTTATAtcttcataaaaagtgcattttACATCTTCAAAAAAGAGACAACACCAGTAGATGATGTAAAGTGGTGATGTAAAAGTGCAACTCCAACACATGATGCGAATGAAGATGtaaaactagttgaactactacTTCATTCAAACATAAAAATTCAAACATGCTCAAACATAGTTCTAGTTAAAACATAAATTAAACATAGTTCTAATGAACACATAAAACTACTCCTCGTCAGAGCTCTTGAACTGCTCCCAGAACTCATCCTTGTCCGGGTCATCGCACCCCTCGTCCTCCTTCTCCGAATCACCCCAGTCCTTCGACTTAGACTCGACAAGGATCACCGTCGAGAGGCTGGCTTCGTCCTCCTTCTTCacctccttcttcttctgctcGGCGTCGCACTTCCAGAAGAACTCCAGCTCGGCCTGAGCATACTCCGGATGCTCCTACACGAACCTCGCCATCGCCGCCTCATCGCTATCGCCAGGACCAACGACAATGGCCGGCcacttcttcgtcttcttcttcggTATCTCGTCCATCCAAATGCCCTATGGCACGAGCATATCCGCATCCGCCCGGGTCTCGATCTCTGGGAAGTTGAGGTCCGTCTTCGGCCTTCCAGCATGCCACACCGCCATGTCATAGGCACGCATGCCCGTGTGGACGATGGGGTAGGTGCCGAGCCAGAAGCGGCGGCCGGCGTCGGAGAACTCGACGCCGAAGTGGCCAGATGGCTTCGCTCGCACACCGAAGAACCCCATCTTGCTCTTCGGGACCTTGTTCTGCGGCATGACGGCGTCGGGGTGGCGGCGGACAAAtcagggcgggcggcggcggtggaacCCGGTGTTGGGAGAGGCGGCCGTGTGGGGCTGCGGCGACAGGGATGAATCGAATGGCGGACAAGGCGAGAACACGGCAGAAAAATGTCCACTGATTCACGGCGTGCGGCAGCGGCCGGCGATCGAAACGCGGCGAAACCGGCGGCGGGGGTGGTGGAGGGGGCGAATCTGGCGCGGGTCAACCGCGGAGGGGTgcggcgggcgggcgggcggcggcggcaggaggaAGAAAATGGGGTTGGGGGAGGAAAGGGAAACATCGGTAGTCAGTTGGCGCGCGGCTGGCGTTTTTACATCTCATTAGGTGGAGATGTATATTTGCATCGCGAGGTGTTGTATTTTACATCTCTGTGAGGCGACCATGTATTTTTTTTGCATCTACATCATCTGTTGGAGAGGGGTTTTTGAGCCTCGAATATGCGAATTTGCATCTACATCTTCTATTGAAAATGCTCTTACAGTGTAGGAGGGATGTTTGTCTTTGTTGTAAAAAAACTCATGCTGGGCGCCGGCTGACCGGCACAAATTTCGGACGGCCGGCTAGCAGCCATTCGATTTGAGCTGGGAGGGCCGCACGATCTATATCTTCTCCTTCCTCCCGCATGCCCCTCCGCGCCCCGCGCCACGACCCCGCGCTCGTCGTGCTCGCCCTGATGGCCGTGCTCGTCGTGCTCGTCGTGGCCCCCCCCTGAACAAGAGCTCACAACCATCGCTGTGGAATGCACCACGCAGACATACGAGTTCCAGCGACGAGCGCGTCGGTTGCAACATTTGTGGGggatggaggaggaggcggccatgTCCGTGAGCATTGGGCGAGAGGAGGAGAGAGCACGACCATGACGGCGGGCATCataagagaggaggaggcggccatgGCAGCGAGCATCGGGTGAGAGGAGGAGAGAAAGCGGGCATGGCGGCGAGCATCGGAGAGGAGCGTGGTCATGGCGGAGCGCATCAGGGAGATAGAATACTACGCGAGAGGGGAAAAGGAAGATAAGAAGGGGAGAAGGGATGTGTGTTGGCCCTCAAGTACGCGTGGCGCCCTCGCGTTGATGGGTGTAACGTGGCGTGTGTGAGCGAGCGACGCGACTTCGGCCAGTCGGTCATATGGAAACATTTAACAAAAAATACAGTGCTATTGAACAAATAAACACTACGTACACAACAAGCAGGCTACAATACGAAGGTCATACGTTCATAACCTTTCTCTGCATACAGAATAAACAGAGTACGAAGTGATAAATGTTGGGTCAACCATGTTTGCATTGTTACTCATGATGCTCCAGGAGGAAAAATGTTAGGCCTCGTGATGCGTGTCATCAGCAATACCTAATACTACATACAAGAGGAGTACGAAGTGATAACATGTTGGGTCACCCATGTTTTCATTGTTACCCATCATGCTCCAGGAGGAAAAACGTTAGGCCTCGTGATGCGTACGTAGTCACGCCAATCCCTAATACTGTACTACATACAAGAGGAGTACGGAACACAAGCAGATTATCAAGTGGCAACATCTTGGGTCAAGTAGCTGTTGCTGTTACTAGTCCTGCTCCAGGTGATAGAGACGGCGGGGAGGGAAAAAGCTGGGCAGTTGGGTCGCCTGGTGCTCCGTGGTCCGCGCGAAGCCCACGGCTGCAGAATGGCCAAGGCCCGGCAGCCTCCATCTCTGATGTTGCACAACTTCCTCCTTGGTGTAAACTCTTCCAGATGGATTGACGAACCTGTCATTGACGATCGACGGCGTCCACCCGTGAACCAGCTGGCTTCGGCCGACGTTCAAGAAGACAGCACCTCTGGCATCGTCATGAGTCGGAAGAATAGCAGTGGGCTGGCCAGTAACATGTCTCCGGGCCCATTCATCGGGTGTCACTCCAAGAATGTGCAGACAGATGCTCCATAGGAAACGATCCCTCTTCACAGCTTCGAGCCAATGCTGATCATCCTGACCTAGAATACTGGCCATGTATTCCAAAGCACTCCTTCTGGCTGAAAACTTGAATCGATCCTTGTCGTCCTTGCTATTACGGAACAGGAAGAGGAACCTCCTCGCCAGATGATCGATGTGATAGATGTAGGAAGCATAGGCTGTTGCGGGGAGGAGGCAGGGATTGTAGACAACAACTTGCTCCATTTGTTCAGTTAACCTGGGCGACCTCATGAGATCCACCATCAGCTGGTAGTCTTTTGGCCGCCGAGCCGTCGGCTGGTGACTGGTGGCCATGTCTTCAAGGAGATCGCCGAGGCCAATGTAAGTAAGTCCTCTGGTCGCGTCCGTCAATCCTCTGTACGTCCTTCCAATAGGCCGTGCTAGGTATGCCTCGTTGTACCTTTGGTGAACCAACACGTTGCTCTTGCTGTAAGACTCAGCGACAGTGCATCCCTTCCTCAGGTTCACTTCTCCTATCCTGGCCAGGGAGTGTATAAGCTGCTGCCACCGTTTGCTGAGTAAACAAGCTGCTTCACTGTTGGGGATGAGGGGATGGTTGAGCAGCTGGTCAAACATGGGGTACTTGACAGCAAAGTCTTCAAGTGGAATCAGCTCAGAATGCATTGACTCCGGTAGCGTGCCCAACCTGCAACGCGATTGGTGCAAACAACACAGACTTGGTTAAATCACGGGACACTAGCTAGCTCGTGATGGGCATCTCTTTAATTAGTTAGGCTAAGCTAGAATACTGAGGTATAGTACTACTTACATGATTTGCTGACGAGGAGCGATAATGCAGTCTTGATCTAGGTTGGAAATGTCAGCGCCAGCTTTCAGGAGGCAAGCAAGAGACCCATAACCTCTGACGTTTGTCCTGGAGCCCCAACGAACGACAGCCCCCCCCATCAGCTTGATAACACCATTCCGAGCCATCTGATCTGCATGGTGATTGCAAAAGTAAAAGAAAGAGGTGAGAAAACAGCATGTGACATCTCTATCCATACTTATATACtctttttataaaaaaaaatacttagaagaagaagatgaagaaatgttgaatcaaattaaaatatataataataataatgaaatatatacagaagaagaagaagaagaaaagaaaaacgtAACGTTCCGGCTGCTGTTTGTTCGTCCGCCCTTCTCACGGCACGGGCACGGTCCAGCTTCCATTTCCTTCGTCCCTACCGATTGGACCCACTCCCACAGTCCACCCGCAGaaccaaaaaagaaaagaaaaaatatgtcGCTCGCTTAGGCTTAGGGTTGCTCCCTTCCCTGGCCGCCGCCACCAGCCCAATCTCCGGCCGCCGCCCTCTCCGGTGCATGGACTGGAATCCCTCCCTCCGCGTCCCCCAGCCCACCACCACCAGCTCTCTCCTCATCGTGAGCCCCTCCCCCAGCACCCCCGCAGAGATCATCCAGCCACCGACATGCCGGAGTCCCTGCCGGCCGCCACCGAGATGGCGAGAAGATTGCTCTGTTTCCTTCACAAAAATCAAGAGGAAATCGTTGGCTACTGTAATCCTGCTACACAATATTCAGTTAGCTAGATGTTTGCTTTTCTTCAGTTTCGTCAGAATAAGCAGCTGGTAGCTTTTGTTTTCGCTAGAGCAAAACGTTGCAGTTAGTTGCAGGAAGCACCAAAATCTCTTGTGTTCGTTTCCTTCCTGTGATCGACGGAGAGAAATGAGACAGAAGCTAGGTATCTGAACCATCAGAAATCTATATAGCCAAAGAGAAATTTCTGTACTGAACACTTCCTAGATAAAACATGACTGAAAATAATTATAACTCCGTGATGCAGTTGTACTGACTGGTCTGAAGGTAATTGTAGCGGAGGAACCAAGGGAGCATCGACTGGTCTGAAGGTAATCATCCCGGGCACTATTGATGTTACTGAAGCTAGCTCTATGATTTTCTCGGTTACTAAGTTATATATGGCATGATGCCAAGAGGTGATACTGGGCGGTACTAGTACTAGTGCAGAAGTAGGATCAGATTTTGTTGCATGATGCCAAGATGTGACACTGACACTAAATCGTACTAGTACTAGTCTAAAAGCAAGGTCATATGCGTGTGGATGTGGCTGTTATTATTCTTGAATGTAGAGACATCAGGTTATTAAACATGGTAGTTCAAATTAGTATATGAGTGTGCTGTCGTTTAACCAGAGGGATTGTTCAGTTGGTATATAAATGAAATTGCTTCCAGATCTGTATCGAGCATTGCAACTTGCAAGACTAAATAAGTTTTGGATCAGCAGATTTATAACTTTGTAATGCAGAGAAAAAAGTTGTTCTGTTCCCCCcacaaaaaatgaaaaaaattgtATTATCTATTTACTTCACAA
This genomic window contains:
- the LOC109786111 gene encoding uncharacterized protein, encoding MPQNKVPKSKMGFFGVRAKPSGHFGVEFSDAGRRFWLGTYPIVHTGMRAYDMAVWHAGRPKTDLNFPEIETRADADMLEHPEYAQAELEFFWKCDAEQKKKEVKKEDEASLSTVILVESKSKDWGDSEKEDEGCDDPDKDEFWEQFKSSDEE